In one window of Microbacterium dextranolyticum DNA:
- a CDS encoding PspC domain-containing protein, with protein MTTTHSEEASDAAAPDAAQPTAPHAPNRAGDRLFSWTSGLGLVRGDAWIGGVAAGIAARLRIDPLIVRGVLVVAALFGFPVMFFYAIAWAVLPDLEGRIPLHDALRGRFETVQLGILIVAVIGLIPVVPTVLFVGGIPAWMFSPGVGGWSPLSAIAVSIGVGLVVTMLFIIVRAARRTARTVDPAPPSNWRAASAAPGDPVPSTVDSGSGPASTVDAEGVDAAGFAASTPASLLTPPPGEAPPASDDAAYTAWRAQHAAWREQQDAWRRQQQDADRAARDRARQERQERAAAFTADAEERRRIRRLTKPRTPFAYVATVVGLAAIAGTVAALQHDSGLSAARGLFVAALVLALAMIVAGAFRRRSGFLAFVTVLALGAGLVATAVPVTHGLHIGYSTLSNIAPRDGASASAPFVQPWGTLWISIADTGREGELHVDKRNAFPGSAPGTTVTFAQNVALEVELTTRDTSVTQWNPDSPRIELMDLVQTGRIAVATLPDGRTRYTGTLGDDSGTPQKLVIDQDGGSIMFQRADDDTQNGEDLR; from the coding sequence ATGACCACGACGCACTCCGAGGAGGCATCCGACGCCGCCGCGCCGGACGCCGCACAGCCCACGGCCCCGCACGCCCCGAACCGGGCGGGCGATCGGCTCTTCTCGTGGACCTCCGGGCTCGGCCTGGTGCGCGGGGATGCCTGGATCGGCGGCGTCGCCGCAGGGATCGCCGCACGGCTGCGCATCGACCCGCTGATCGTCCGCGGCGTCCTGGTGGTGGCGGCCCTGTTCGGCTTCCCGGTGATGTTCTTCTATGCGATCGCGTGGGCCGTCCTTCCCGATCTCGAGGGGCGGATCCCCCTGCACGACGCACTGCGAGGCCGGTTCGAGACCGTGCAGTTGGGCATCCTCATCGTCGCCGTGATCGGCCTGATCCCCGTCGTCCCGACGGTCCTGTTCGTGGGAGGCATCCCGGCGTGGATGTTCTCCCCGGGGGTCGGCGGCTGGTCGCCGCTGTCGGCCATCGCCGTCTCGATCGGTGTCGGCCTGGTCGTGACGATGCTGTTCATCATCGTGCGCGCGGCACGACGCACCGCGCGCACCGTCGACCCGGCGCCCCCGTCGAACTGGCGAGCAGCGTCCGCCGCCCCCGGGGATCCGGTGCCGTCCACCGTCGACTCCGGTTCGGGTCCGGCGTCGACCGTCGACGCGGAGGGGGTGGACGCCGCAGGCTTCGCCGCATCCACCCCCGCGTCTCTCCTGACACCGCCTCCCGGCGAGGCGCCCCCGGCATCCGACGACGCGGCCTACACGGCCTGGCGTGCGCAGCACGCCGCCTGGCGGGAGCAGCAGGATGCCTGGCGTCGACAGCAGCAGGATGCCGATCGAGCCGCGCGCGATCGGGCCCGGCAGGAAAGGCAGGAGCGTGCGGCGGCGTTCACGGCCGACGCGGAGGAGCGCCGACGCATCCGGAGACTCACGAAACCGCGTACCCCGTTCGCGTACGTCGCGACGGTCGTCGGGCTGGCAGCGATCGCGGGCACTGTTGCCGCCCTGCAACACGACAGCGGTCTCTCGGCCGCCCGCGGCCTGTTCGTCGCGGCTCTCGTGCTCGCGCTGGCGATGATCGTCGCCGGCGCATTCCGTCGACGCAGCGGCTTCCTCGCGTTCGTGACCGTCCTCGCTCTCGGGGCCGGGCTCGTCGCCACCGCCGTTCCGGTCACCCACGGCCTGCACATCGGATACTCGACCCTCTCGAACATCGCCCCCCGCGACGGGGCCTCCGCGTCCGCCCCGTTCGTGCAGCCCTGGGGAACCCTGTGGATCTCGATCGCCGACACCGGACGCGAGGGCGAGCTGCACGTGGACAAACGCAACGCCTTTCCCGGTTCCGCGCCCGGCACGACCGTGACGTTCGCGCAGAACGTGGCTCTGGAGGTGGAACTCACCACGCGCGACACGAGCGTCACGCAATGGAACCCCGACTCGCCGCGCATCGAGCTCATGGACCTCGTGCAGACCGGCCGGATCGCCGTCGCGACCCTGCCGGATGGACGCACGCGCTACACCGGGACCCTCGGCGACGACTCCGGCACTCCTCAGAAACTCGTGATCGACCAGGACGGCGGCAGCATCATGTTCCAACGCGCAGACGACGACACACAGAACGGTGAGGACCTCCGATGA
- a CDS encoding phosphatase PAP2 family protein, with translation MPPSSAPSTVPSSRRAARGRTVALLAPVRRPIASIVVAAATIVALTALGLVLRSHPVDAGLSAALNALRTGAVAHIAALAYAAFSPVPAMILTVGLTAVAWLATRRLRLAAAIPGVVALTWIPSDIVKIVVARPRPDPTLLAHPVSPMPTDASFPSGHVVFATVLATVLILLTWHTRGRIVALIAAVVLVAGMICVVTILAVHYPTDAVASVIWTIGVFPAARLVWVGLLMPLVPVLREPRTSAAPTAAR, from the coding sequence GTGCCGCCCTCGTCCGCCCCGTCGACCGTTCCGTCCTCGCGCCGCGCCGCGCGCGGGCGCACCGTCGCACTCCTGGCCCCCGTCCGCCGCCCCATCGCATCGATCGTGGTGGCCGCCGCGACCATCGTGGCGCTGACGGCGCTCGGCTTGGTGCTGCGTTCGCACCCCGTCGATGCCGGGCTGTCGGCTGCGCTGAACGCTCTGCGCACCGGCGCCGTGGCTCACATCGCCGCCCTGGCCTATGCGGCCTTCTCGCCCGTCCCGGCCATGATCCTGACGGTCGGTCTCACCGCGGTGGCGTGGCTCGCCACGCGCCGGCTCCGCCTCGCTGCGGCCATCCCCGGCGTCGTCGCTCTCACCTGGATCCCCTCCGACATCGTGAAGATCGTCGTCGCGCGCCCGCGCCCCGATCCCACGCTGCTCGCGCACCCGGTGTCGCCGATGCCGACGGATGCGTCGTTCCCGAGCGGCCATGTCGTGTTCGCGACCGTTCTGGCGACGGTGTTGATTCTGCTGACGTGGCACACCCGTGGCCGGATCGTCGCACTGATCGCGGCGGTCGTGCTCGTGGCCGGGATGATCTGCGTCGTCACGATCCTCGCCGTGCACTACCCGACGGATGCCGTGGCCTCGGTCATCTGGACGATCGGCGTCTTTCCCGCCGCACGCCTGGTCTGGGTCGGACTGCTCATGCCCCTCGTCCCGGTGTTGCGAGAGCCGCGGACGTCTGCTGCCCCCACCGCTGCGCGCTGA
- a CDS encoding UDP-N-acetylmuramate dehydrogenase: MPAITPIPLAELTTLRVGGTPERMVEAHTRNDLVDALRTVWADGEPWLVVGGGSNLLVGDEPFDGTVVLVRTTGIERMGGAPDGRARLRVEAGHDWDALVAYTVAEGLAGIEAMSGIPGRAGAAPIQNVGAYGQEIVETLVEIELLDEATGEVEVVPAADLELGFRTSALKAHYGSVPKRSGVIVSITLELLEVGHGEFPVRGAQLRQALGMDADATATLRGIRETVLSTRARKGMVLDDGDLDTHSAGSFFQNAIVSASFARTLPAECPRWPIAATLDPVTVIPLAAYDGLVAPPVSTRPDVKVSAAWLIEHAGLGKGFHLPRSRAALSSKHALALTNRGGATAGELAQLARFIQQRVQSEFGLMLQPEPVLVGVEL, encoded by the coding sequence ATGCCGGCGATCACCCCCATCCCGCTCGCGGAGCTGACGACGCTGCGCGTGGGCGGCACACCCGAGCGCATGGTCGAGGCGCACACGCGCAATGATCTCGTCGATGCCCTTCGCACCGTCTGGGCCGATGGCGAACCGTGGCTCGTCGTCGGCGGAGGATCGAACCTGCTGGTCGGCGACGAGCCCTTCGACGGAACGGTCGTGCTCGTCCGGACGACGGGCATCGAACGCATGGGAGGCGCGCCCGACGGACGCGCTCGTCTGCGTGTCGAGGCCGGCCACGACTGGGACGCCCTCGTCGCCTACACGGTCGCCGAGGGGCTGGCCGGCATTGAAGCGATGAGCGGCATCCCCGGCCGTGCCGGAGCGGCGCCGATTCAGAACGTGGGGGCCTACGGCCAGGAGATCGTCGAGACCCTCGTCGAGATCGAGCTCCTCGATGAGGCGACCGGAGAGGTCGAGGTGGTACCGGCCGCCGACCTCGAGCTGGGGTTTCGCACCTCTGCCCTGAAGGCGCACTACGGCAGCGTGCCGAAGCGCTCCGGCGTGATCGTCTCGATCACCCTCGAGCTCCTCGAGGTCGGTCACGGCGAGTTCCCGGTGCGCGGTGCGCAGCTGCGTCAGGCGCTGGGGATGGATGCCGACGCGACGGCGACGCTCCGCGGCATCCGCGAGACCGTGCTCTCCACCCGCGCCCGCAAGGGAATGGTGCTCGACGATGGCGACCTCGACACGCACAGTGCCGGTTCGTTCTTCCAGAACGCGATCGTCTCGGCGTCCTTCGCCCGCACTCTGCCCGCGGAGTGCCCACGCTGGCCGATCGCGGCGACCCTCGACCCGGTGACGGTCATCCCGCTCGCCGCCTACGACGGACTCGTCGCGCCGCCGGTGTCGACGCGACCCGACGTCAAGGTGAGCGCCGCGTGGCTCATCGAGCACGCGGGGCTCGGCAAGGGCTTCCACCTGCCGCGCTCGCGCGCCGCCCTCTCGAGCAAGCACGCGCTCGCACTCACCAACCGAGGCGGCGCGACCGCGGGCGAGCTCGCCCAGCTCGCCCGGTTCATCCAGCAGCGCGTTCAGTCGGAGTTTGGGCTCATGCTGCAGCCCGAACCGGTGCTCGTCGGCGTCGAGCTCTGA
- a CDS encoding MaoC/PaaZ C-terminal domain-containing protein, which translates to MTVPALSSLTVGDVVAERTVHLTRESLVRYAGASGDFNPIHYRDDVATRVGLPGVLAHGMLTMGVAVETIAGWVGDTGRIADYGVRFTRPVVVDAEAGADLVVTAKVGAIEDAAARIDLTVSAAETTVLGKAQVRVRLDG; encoded by the coding sequence ATGACCGTTCCCGCACTGAGCTCATTGACCGTCGGCGACGTCGTCGCCGAGCGGACTGTGCACCTCACCCGCGAATCGCTCGTGCGCTACGCAGGGGCATCCGGAGATTTCAACCCCATCCACTATCGTGACGATGTCGCGACACGGGTCGGGCTGCCCGGAGTCCTCGCTCACGGCATGCTGACGATGGGCGTCGCCGTCGAGACGATCGCCGGCTGGGTCGGCGACACGGGCCGTATCGCCGACTACGGCGTGCGCTTCACACGTCCCGTCGTCGTGGATGCCGAGGCCGGCGCCGACCTCGTCGTGACCGCGAAGGTCGGCGCGATCGAGGACGCCGCCGCCCGGATCGATCTGACCGTCTCCGCGGCGGAGACCACCGTGCTCGGCAAAGCCCAGGTGCGCGTGCGCCTGGACGGCTGA
- a CDS encoding FAS1-like dehydratase domain-containing protein, whose amino-acid sequence MSVNPELVGRSFPPTAPYLVGREKVREFSRAVFADDLQHLDPAAARALGYDDVVAPPTFAMVVQDLTLQQLLESPDSGIALERTVHAEQRFHYTRPIVAGDELVAQLRITNLRPFGKGAMITSEAEITDAAGAHVVTATSVLLVGGEVA is encoded by the coding sequence GTGTCCGTGAACCCTGAGCTGGTCGGCCGTTCCTTCCCGCCGACCGCCCCGTATCTCGTCGGCCGAGAGAAGGTGCGCGAGTTCTCGCGTGCCGTCTTCGCCGACGACCTGCAGCACCTCGATCCCGCCGCGGCGCGCGCCCTCGGCTACGACGATGTCGTCGCGCCGCCGACGTTCGCGATGGTGGTCCAGGACCTCACGCTGCAGCAGCTTCTCGAGAGCCCTGACTCGGGCATCGCCCTCGAGCGCACCGTGCACGCCGAGCAGCGCTTCCACTACACGCGGCCGATCGTCGCCGGCGACGAGCTCGTGGCGCAGCTGCGCATCACGAACCTGCGTCCTTTCGGGAAGGGCGCCATGATCACGAGTGAAGCCGAGATCACGGATGCCGCGGGCGCGCACGTCGTCACGGCCACCTCGGTCCTGCTCGTCGGAGGTGAGGTCGCATGA
- a CDS encoding sulfite exporter TauE/SafE family protein, translated as MSARLRDPRFVLSCLGIGLAAGLLSGLFGVGGGTVIVPMLVLLLGFDQRLASGTSLAAIVPTAAVGVVSYAVHGSVAWIPAIILAAFAVVGAQIGTWLLARLPQNIVRWGFVIFLIVVIVMLFVVIPPRDTPWVLTWGAALGLAAVGLVTGVLSGLLGVGGGVVVVPALIILFGMSDLVAKGTSLLMMIPTAISGTIGNLRRRNADLVAAVLIGVAACTTTTLGAWLSTILDPLVSNILFAAFLTFIAVQMAVRAVRSRRSR; from the coding sequence ATGAGCGCGCGCCTCCGTGATCCGCGGTTCGTCCTGTCCTGCCTCGGCATCGGACTGGCCGCCGGGCTCCTCTCGGGGCTGTTCGGCGTCGGCGGTGGAACGGTCATCGTCCCCATGCTGGTGCTGCTGCTGGGGTTCGATCAGCGTCTCGCCTCGGGAACGTCGCTCGCCGCGATCGTCCCGACGGCGGCCGTGGGCGTCGTCTCCTACGCCGTGCACGGCTCGGTGGCGTGGATCCCCGCGATCATCCTCGCCGCCTTCGCTGTGGTGGGTGCGCAGATCGGCACCTGGCTGCTGGCCCGTCTTCCCCAGAACATCGTGCGCTGGGGCTTCGTGATCTTCCTCATCGTCGTGATCGTCATGCTGTTCGTCGTGATCCCGCCCCGTGACACGCCGTGGGTGCTGACGTGGGGAGCGGCCCTCGGGCTGGCTGCGGTCGGCCTCGTCACCGGCGTGCTCTCCGGGCTGCTGGGTGTCGGCGGCGGCGTGGTGGTCGTCCCCGCGCTCATCATCCTGTTCGGCATGAGCGACCTCGTCGCGAAGGGCACATCGCTTCTCATGATGATCCCGACGGCGATCTCGGGGACGATCGGAAACCTGCGTCGCCGCAACGCCGACCTGGTGGCTGCGGTCCTGATCGGGGTGGCCGCGTGCACGACGACGACCCTCGGCGCCTGGTTGTCGACGATCCTCGACCCGCTCGTCTCGAACATCCTGTTCGCCGCGTTCCTGACGTTCATCGCGGTCCAGATGGCGGTGCGCGCCGTGCGCTCCCGTCGCTCGCGCTGA
- a CDS encoding ABC transporter ATP-binding protein — translation MSAPNTAELSEEERYELELAEQARLNSGDWDSVAPGKASNFRRSFARMIGLLAPSKWAFALVSLFGAVGVVLAVIAPKVLGEATNVIFEGVVSASLGGQFPAGTSKADVVAALQGAGQNDIANIVGAMHDFQVGAGVDFDRLRGVVVAVLAIYIASAFLTWIQGYVINVIMVRTMWRLREQVEAKINRLPLAYFDRVQRGELISRVTNDIDNITQTMQQSLSTALTNVLTVVGVLVMMFSISWQLAIVALVALPLMAVVFGVIGPKSQKAFATQWRKVGRLNARVEESFSGHALVRVYGREKDSREKFQEENEDLYQAAFTAQFLSGLMMPAMMFIGSLSYVGIAVLGGLMVASGQLRLGDVQAFIQYSQQFTQPLSELGGMAAVVQSGTASAERVFELLDEEEQDPDAPDAPALRAGSGVIEFEHVAFGYAPDKPLIRDLSFRVEPGQTVAIVGPTGAGKTTLVNLLMRFYELDGGRILLDGQDIAELTRDDVRSRTGMVLQDPWLFAGSIRDNIRYGNEAASDEQVLEAAVATRVDRFVHSLPDGYDTVLDEDAANVSAGEKQLITIARAFVASPSVLILDEATSSVDTRTELLLQHAMAALREGRTSFVIAHRLSTIRDADLILVMEHGDIVEKGTHDELITAQGPYWRLYRSQFEQAATGAEAASESVQE, via the coding sequence ATGAGCGCCCCGAACACCGCCGAGCTCTCCGAAGAGGAGCGCTACGAGCTCGAGCTCGCCGAACAGGCCCGATTGAACTCGGGCGACTGGGACTCGGTCGCGCCGGGCAAAGCCAGCAACTTCCGCCGCAGCTTCGCCCGGATGATCGGCCTTCTGGCGCCGTCGAAGTGGGCGTTCGCGCTCGTCTCGCTCTTCGGGGCCGTCGGCGTCGTCCTCGCCGTCATCGCCCCCAAGGTCCTCGGCGAGGCGACCAACGTCATCTTCGAGGGCGTGGTGTCGGCCTCGCTCGGCGGCCAGTTTCCCGCCGGAACCTCGAAAGCCGACGTCGTCGCCGCGCTGCAGGGCGCCGGGCAGAACGACATCGCCAACATCGTCGGGGCCATGCACGACTTCCAGGTCGGCGCAGGGGTCGATTTCGACCGGCTGCGCGGAGTGGTCGTCGCTGTGCTCGCGATCTACATCGCCTCGGCGTTCCTCACCTGGATCCAGGGCTACGTCATCAACGTCATCATGGTCCGCACGATGTGGCGTCTGCGCGAGCAGGTCGAGGCGAAGATCAACCGCCTGCCGCTGGCGTACTTCGATCGCGTGCAGCGCGGTGAGCTGATCTCGCGCGTGACGAACGACATCGACAACATCACCCAGACGATGCAGCAGTCGCTCTCGACCGCCCTCACGAACGTCCTCACCGTCGTGGGCGTGCTCGTCATGATGTTCTCCATCTCGTGGCAGCTCGCGATCGTCGCACTGGTTGCGCTTCCCCTGATGGCGGTCGTCTTCGGCGTCATCGGGCCCAAGTCCCAGAAGGCGTTCGCCACCCAGTGGCGCAAGGTCGGTCGCCTCAACGCCCGCGTCGAGGAATCGTTCTCGGGGCACGCGCTCGTCCGCGTCTACGGGCGCGAGAAGGATTCGCGCGAGAAGTTCCAGGAAGAGAACGAAGACCTCTACCAGGCCGCGTTCACGGCCCAGTTCCTCTCCGGACTCATGATGCCGGCGATGATGTTCATCGGCTCGCTCAGCTACGTCGGCATCGCCGTGCTCGGAGGCCTCATGGTGGCATCCGGCCAGCTGCGTCTCGGCGACGTGCAGGCCTTCATCCAGTACTCGCAGCAGTTCACACAGCCGCTGTCCGAGCTCGGCGGCATGGCCGCCGTCGTCCAGTCCGGCACGGCGTCGGCCGAGCGCGTCTTCGAACTGCTCGATGAGGAGGAGCAGGACCCGGATGCCCCGGATGCCCCGGCACTGCGCGCCGGCAGCGGTGTGATCGAGTTCGAGCACGTGGCGTTCGGCTATGCGCCCGACAAGCCCCTCATCCGCGATCTCTCCTTCCGGGTGGAACCCGGGCAGACGGTCGCGATCGTCGGGCCGACCGGCGCCGGCAAGACCACCCTCGTCAATCTGCTGATGCGCTTCTACGAGCTCGACGGGGGTCGCATCCTGCTCGACGGTCAGGACATCGCCGAACTCACGCGCGACGACGTGCGCTCGCGCACCGGCATGGTGCTGCAGGATCCGTGGCTGTTCGCCGGGTCCATCCGCGACAATATCCGCTACGGCAACGAGGCGGCCAGCGACGAGCAGGTCCTCGAGGCCGCCGTCGCGACTCGCGTCGACCGCTTCGTGCACTCCCTGCCCGACGGTTACGACACCGTCCTCGACGAGGACGCGGCGAACGTGTCGGCCGGCGAGAAGCAGCTCATCACGATCGCACGCGCTTTCGTCGCGTCGCCGAGCGTGCTCATCCTCGACGAGGCGACGAGCTCGGTCGACACACGGACGGAGCTGCTGCTCCAGCACGCGATGGCGGCGCTGCGCGAGGGGCGGACCTCGTTCGTCATCGCGCACCGCCTCTCCACGATCCGCGACGCGGATCTCATCCTCGTGATGGAGCACGGCGACATCGTCGAGAAGGGCACGCACGACGAACTCATCACCGCGCAGGGCCCCTACTGGCGTCTGTACCGGTCGCAGTTCGAACAGGCCGCCACGGGCGCCGAGGCAGCCTCCGAAAGCGTGCAGGAGTGA
- a CDS encoding ABC transporter ATP-binding protein, which yields MLGKLLVRYLWTYKWWLLGVLVFQFASAMASLYLPRLNADIIDHGVAAGDAGYIWSRGVFMLAIALGQIVASIIATYFAARAAMSAGRDIRRDVYEKVSGFSEREVSSFGAGTLITRNTNDVQQVQMLAMMGATMLVTAPLLAIGGIIMALQQDVGLSWLIGVAVPVLLVIAGAIISRMVPLFRSYQTKLDAVNRIMREQLTGVRVVRAFVRERIEEERFRGANTDILVVGRKVGSLFVIMFPLAMLVLNITLVGVIWFGGIQVDAGHVQIGTLFAFMQYVGQILMGVLMATFMTIMIPRAAVSADRIGEVLDSVDALVRPANPVSEFPAPGVIEFDNVSFVYPGADAPVLHGISFRANAGETVAIVGSTGAGKTTLVSLIPRLFDVTGGAVSVGGVDVREADLDLMWQGIGYVPQKAFLFTGTVASNLRFGREDATDDDLWHALDIAQGRDFVAEMEGGLDARIAQGGTNVSGGQRQRLSIARAIAHRPRILVFDDSFSALDVTTDARLRQALWKELPEVTKIVVAQRISTITDADRIIVLDGGRMVGSGTHAELLESNETYREIVESQLGVDA from the coding sequence ATGCTCGGTAAGCTCCTGGTCCGCTATCTCTGGACCTACAAATGGTGGTTGCTGGGCGTGCTGGTGTTCCAGTTCGCGTCGGCGATGGCATCCCTCTATCTGCCGCGATTGAACGCCGACATCATCGATCACGGCGTCGCGGCGGGCGACGCCGGGTATATCTGGTCGCGCGGCGTCTTCATGCTCGCGATCGCCCTCGGCCAGATCGTCGCCTCGATCATCGCGACCTACTTCGCCGCGCGCGCCGCGATGAGCGCCGGGCGCGACATCCGGCGCGATGTCTACGAGAAGGTCAGCGGCTTCTCCGAGCGTGAGGTGTCCTCCTTCGGTGCGGGGACGCTCATCACCCGCAACACCAACGACGTGCAGCAGGTGCAGATGCTCGCGATGATGGGCGCCACGATGCTCGTCACCGCACCGTTGCTCGCGATCGGCGGCATCATCATGGCGCTGCAGCAGGACGTCGGACTGAGCTGGCTCATCGGTGTCGCCGTGCCCGTCCTCCTGGTGATCGCCGGCGCGATCATCAGCCGTATGGTGCCGCTGTTCCGCTCCTACCAGACCAAGCTCGACGCGGTGAACCGCATCATGCGCGAGCAGCTCACGGGCGTGCGCGTCGTGCGCGCCTTCGTGCGCGAGCGCATCGAGGAGGAGCGCTTCCGCGGCGCGAACACCGACATCCTGGTGGTCGGGCGCAAGGTCGGATCGCTGTTCGTCATCATGTTCCCCCTCGCGATGCTCGTGCTGAACATCACCCTCGTGGGGGTCATCTGGTTCGGCGGCATCCAGGTCGACGCCGGCCACGTGCAGATCGGCACCCTCTTCGCCTTCATGCAGTACGTCGGCCAGATCCTCATGGGCGTGCTCATGGCGACCTTCATGACGATCATGATCCCGCGGGCAGCGGTGTCGGCCGACCGCATCGGCGAGGTGCTCGACTCCGTCGACGCCCTCGTTCGCCCCGCGAATCCGGTGTCCGAGTTCCCCGCCCCCGGTGTGATCGAGTTCGACAACGTGTCCTTCGTCTACCCCGGGGCCGACGCGCCCGTGCTGCACGGCATCTCGTTCCGCGCGAACGCGGGCGAGACCGTCGCGATCGTCGGTTCGACCGGCGCCGGCAAGACCACCCTGGTCTCGCTGATCCCGCGCCTGTTCGACGTGACCGGAGGCGCCGTCAGCGTCGGCGGCGTCGACGTGCGCGAGGCCGACCTCGACCTGATGTGGCAGGGGATCGGCTACGTGCCGCAGAAGGCGTTCCTGTTCACCGGGACCGTGGCATCCAACCTGCGCTTCGGGCGTGAGGATGCCACCGACGACGACCTGTGGCACGCTCTCGACATCGCCCAGGGGCGCGACTTCGTCGCGGAGATGGAGGGCGGCCTCGACGCGCGCATCGCCCAGGGCGGGACCAACGTCTCAGGCGGCCAGCGACAGCGGCTGTCGATCGCTCGCGCCATCGCGCATCGTCCCCGGATCCTCGTGTTCGACGACTCGTTCTCGGCGCTGGACGTGACGACGGATGCCCGGTTGCGGCAGGCGTTGTGGAAAGAGCTGCCCGAGGTCACCAAGATCGTCGTGGCGCAGCGCATCTCGACGATCACCGACGCCGACCGCATCATCGTGCTGGACGGGGGACGGATGGTCGGCTCCGGAACCCACGCCGAGCTCCTCGAGAGCAACGAGACCTACCGCGAGATCGTCGAGTCGCAGCTGGGAGTCGACGCATGA